A window of the Streptomyces griseochromogenes genome harbors these coding sequences:
- a CDS encoding ATP-dependent Clp protease proteolytic subunit encodes MPSAAGEPSIGGGLGDQVYNRLLGERIIFLGQQVDDDIANKITAQLLLLAADPSKDIYLYINSPGGSVTAGMAIYDTMQYIPNDVVTIGMGMAASMGQFLLTGGTAGKRFALPHTDIMMHQGSAGLGGTVSDIKIQAQYLLRTKKTMSELTALHSGQTVETIVRDGDRDRWFTPEEAKEYGLIDEIITHASGVPGGGGTGA; translated from the coding sequence ATGCCCTCCGCCGCCGGCGAGCCCTCCATCGGTGGTGGTCTCGGCGACCAGGTCTACAACCGGCTGCTCGGCGAGCGGATCATCTTCCTCGGCCAGCAGGTCGACGACGACATCGCCAACAAGATCACCGCGCAGCTGCTGCTTCTGGCCGCCGACCCGAGCAAGGACATCTACCTCTACATCAACAGCCCCGGCGGTTCGGTGACGGCCGGCATGGCGATCTACGACACCATGCAGTACATCCCGAACGACGTGGTCACGATCGGCATGGGCATGGCGGCCTCGATGGGCCAGTTCCTGCTCACCGGCGGCACCGCCGGCAAGCGCTTCGCCCTGCCGCACACGGACATCATGATGCACCAGGGCTCCGCGGGCCTGGGCGGTACGGTCTCGGACATCAAGATCCAGGCCCAGTACCTGCTGCGTACCAAGAAGACCATGTCCGAGCTGACCGCCCTGCACTCCGGCCAGACCGTCGAGACGATCGTCCGCGACGGCGACCGTGACCGCTGGTTCACCCCGGAGGAGGCCAAGGAGTACGGTCTCATTGACGAGATCATCACGCATGCCTCGGGTGTTCCGGGAGGCGGCGGCACCGGTGCCTGA